The Vicia villosa cultivar HV-30 ecotype Madison, WI linkage group LG1, Vvil1.0, whole genome shotgun sequence genome includes a region encoding these proteins:
- the LOC131622411 gene encoding nodulin-26-like, whose protein sequence is MEGDNSTCHENINVVLNGNDDAIKMCDNSSIEDPVPLLQKLVAEVVGTFFLIFVGCGSVVTNLNNDNAVTLPGIAIVWGLCVVVLVYSLGHISGAHFNPAVTIAHASTKRFPLVQVPPYIVAQIVGSLLASGALKLIFTGKENRFVGTLPAGSNLQALIIEFIITFYLMFIISGVATDDRAVGELAGLAVGSTIILNVLFAGPITGASMNPVRSLGPAIMHHEYRGIWIYVVSPILGALAGTWAYTFIRISKKPVRELTKSSSFLKEMGSK, encoded by the exons atGGAGGGTGATAATTCAACTTGCCATGAAAACATCAATGTAGTTTTAAATGGAAACGATGATGCAATAAAAATGTGTGATAACTCAAGCATTGAAGATCCTGTTCCTCTTTTGCAAAAG TTGGTAGCCGAGGTGGTGGGAACATTCTTCTTAATATTTGTTGGATGTGGTTCTGTAGTTACAAATCTTAACAATGATAATGCAGTAACACTTCCTGGAATTGCAATTGTTTGGGGACTTTGTGTTGTGGTATTGGTATATTCTCTTGGTCATATCTCTGGTGCTCATTTTAATCCTGCTGTCACAATTGCTCATGCATCTACCAAAAGATTTCCATTAGTGCAG GTACCACCATATATAGTTGCTCAAATCGTTGGGTCACTACTTGCAAGTGGGGCTCTTAAACTTATATTTACTGGCAAAGAAAATCGCTTTGTGGGAACACTTCCAGCTGGATCTAACCTCCAAGCTCTTATCATTGAATTTATAATTACTTTCTATCTTATGTTCATCATTTCAGGAGTTGCCACCGATGACAGAGCG GTCGGTGAATTGGCTGGACTTGCAGTTGGATCTACAATTATTCTAAACGTGTTGTTTGCTGG ACCAATCACAGGAGCATCAATGAATCCAGTCAGAAGTTTAGGTCCAGCTATTATGCACCACGAATATAGAGGAATATGGATTTATGTGGTTTCACCTATTCTAGGAGCTTTGGCTGGTACATGGGCGTATACTTTTATCAGAATTTCAAAGAAACCAGTACGTGAGCTCACAAAGAGTAGTTCATTCCTTAAAGAAATGGGAAGCAAGTGA